The Streptomyces phaeolivaceus genome has a window encoding:
- a CDS encoding roadblock/LC7 domain-containing protein codes for MSQAAQNLNWLITNFVDNTPGVSHTVVVSADGLLLAMSEGFPRDRADQLAAVASGLTSLTAGASRIFEGGDVAQTVVEMERGFLFLMSVSDGSSLAVLAHPECDIGLVGYEMALLVDRAGAVLTPDLRAELQGSLLH; via the coding sequence ATGAGCCAGGCGGCACAGAACCTCAACTGGTTGATCACCAACTTCGTGGACAACACCCCCGGGGTGTCCCACACCGTCGTCGTGTCCGCCGACGGCCTTCTCCTGGCGATGTCGGAGGGCTTTCCGCGCGACCGTGCCGATCAACTCGCGGCCGTCGCCTCCGGGCTCACCTCGCTCACGGCCGGGGCCTCCCGGATCTTCGAGGGCGGGGACGTGGCCCAGACCGTGGTCGAGATGGAGCGCGGTTTTCTCTTCCTGATGTCCGTCTCCGACGGATCGTCCCTGGCCGTCCTCGCCCACCCCGAGTGCGACATCGGCCTGGTCGGTTACGAGATGGCGCTGCTCGTCGACCGCGCGGGCGCCGTGCTCACGCCCGACCTGCGCGCCGAACTCCAAGGCAGTCTGCTCCACTGA
- a CDS encoding DUF742 domain-containing protein — MTPPTAPHDPYAEPYGDEGDQPLVRPYAMTGGRTRPRYQLALEALISTTADPAHLMGLLPEHQRICHLCREVKSVAEVSALLSMPLGVARILVADLAEAGLVAIHQPGGDENAGGAPDVTLLERVLSGLRKL, encoded by the coding sequence ATGACCCCGCCCACCGCTCCTCACGATCCGTACGCAGAGCCGTACGGAGACGAGGGCGACCAGCCTCTGGTTCGGCCGTACGCCATGACCGGTGGCCGGACGCGGCCGCGATACCAGCTCGCCCTCGAGGCGCTGATCAGCACGACGGCAGACCCCGCCCATCTGATGGGTCTGCTCCCCGAGCACCAGCGGATCTGCCACCTGTGCCGCGAGGTGAAGTCGGTGGCCGAGGTGTCGGCCCTGCTGTCCATGCCGCTCGGTGTGGCACGGATCCTTGTCGCGGACCTCGCCGAGGCCGGACTCGTCGCGATCCACCAGCCCGGTGGCGACGAGAACGCCGGTGGCGCCCCGGACGTGACTCTGCTGGAAAGGGTGCTCAGTGGACTTCGGAAGCTCTGA
- a CDS encoding GTP-binding protein, with translation MDFGSSEAGRATTSAKIVVAGGFGVGKTTFVGAVSEINPLRTEAVMTSASAGIDDLTHTGDKTTTTVAMDFGRITLDQDLILYLFGTPGQDRFWFMWDDLVRGAIGAIVLVDTRRLADCFPAVDYFENSGLPFVIALNGFEGHQPYTPDEVREALQIGPDTPIITTDARHRADAKSALITLVEHALMARLR, from the coding sequence GTGGACTTCGGAAGCTCTGAAGCGGGGCGGGCCACCACCTCGGCGAAGATCGTGGTGGCGGGTGGCTTCGGCGTGGGCAAGACCACGTTCGTCGGGGCCGTCTCGGAGATCAACCCGCTGCGTACCGAGGCCGTGATGACGTCCGCGTCCGCGGGCATCGACGACCTCACCCACACCGGGGACAAGACGACCACCACGGTCGCCATGGACTTCGGCCGCATCACCCTCGACCAGGACCTCATCCTGTACCTGTTCGGCACCCCCGGTCAGGACCGGTTCTGGTTCATGTGGGACGACCTGGTCCGCGGCGCGATCGGCGCGATCGTCCTCGTCGACACCCGCCGACTCGCCGACTGCTTCCCCGCCGTCGACTACTTCGAGAACAGCGGACTCCCCTTCGTCATCGCGCTCAACGGCTTCGAGGGGCACCAGCCCTACACGCCGGACGAGGTTCGCGAGGCGCTCCAGATCGGGCCCGACACCCCGATCATCACGACCGACGCCCGCCACCGCGCGGACGCCAAGTCGGCCCTGATCACCCTGGTCGAGCACGCGCTCATGGCACGGCTCCGCTAG
- a CDS encoding sensor histidine kinase translates to MQGRFKRDGSASAEPEPHNGTGNGSSPQHAQNPGPAEIGDGGERSGRPGTSVAPAAPGKPKGGPHAGGGSGGSRIALRNWRISTRLVSLLALPVVAATSLGALRIGDNVDDIQQLDNMRLLTDMTKQATELATALQQERDLSAGPLAHGLDATDYTVKGAREKTDQARVQFTDATQAAETANTTTKMPGVRDSLVRVVRELYNLSSIRKNAYVDSENSTQTVEAYHRLIDQLLELSTDMAEATSNPDMIKRTRALAAFSSAKEYASVQRAVIAAALPETKDKAGDLSENDRLYANAALANEESDRSTFSDIYGAGAEELTRPIDDASPTIEASDVYADRVLASAGGLGGQDKRSYKDWTDDSAAKIEQMKKIEGSLLEEMEQTARNLRADAEQEAIISGALILLVLGVSLVGAFVVARSMIRSLRRLQDTATKVAQDRLPELVKQLSESDPQDVDTSVESVGVHSRDEIGQVAAAFDDVHREAVRLAAEQALLRGNVNAMFTNLSRRSQGLIQRQLSLISELESREADPDQLSSLFKLDHLATRMRRNGENLLVLAGEEPGRRWTRPVPLVDVLRAAASEVEQYERIELSSVPTTEVAGRVVNDLVHLLAELLENATSFSSPQTKVKVTGHALPDGRVLIEIHDTGIGLSPEDLAAINERLASPPTVDVSVSRRMGLFVVGRLSQRHGIRIQLRPSDSGGTTALVMLPVDVAQGNKKPTPGKPGQGVPSTGGPAAAQAAAGAAAARRQAGNQSGPPLGGPSSGGGLLGAPPQRGQVGAGQGPRAALPGNPSGPGGFGNPGGPRGPQGGPPVPPQGGRPPAGAGGFGGGQAPGAPQGLQAAGTGVPGGFESFDDSGRQGGFPSGGSGLRPAGGPGDAGAGRPGGADNGPGAVPPKQGKERSGRRRPQLPGRGGARAELPGGNSTSRTPSWSDDNAQPPVPRASLDAPRGHEEQPDVTAPMPRVDPGRAPAPPTDFPRSPGADFDSRRPGAGTPAPQNGTGSFVRPDVFGGAGAPPAPTGPSRGAPHDPSSTGQFAMPGYDGSGTGQFPAQGRQNPQDTGQFGVPGRQNPQDTGQFGTPGRQNGQDTGQFERPQVNGASYGAPRPPVPPQRPPVPPQRPARPQEPEALPPATGPMDGRTPLYDTLETNWFHGQGGQNGQQSGHQQGNGSAPQAPAAPAPQTPAAPQRPATPASPASPTWRSTPNDDLVRQAERARQPSAGGVTTSGLPRRVPRANLVPGTAQQQQHQTGPQVSRSPDDVRGRLTNLRRGIAQGRQAGTGQTGSFPSPTHQQER, encoded by the coding sequence GTGCAGGGACGTTTCAAGAGGGATGGCAGCGCTTCGGCGGAGCCGGAGCCACACAACGGAACCGGTAACGGTTCCTCCCCCCAGCACGCCCAGAACCCGGGTCCGGCGGAGATCGGCGACGGCGGGGAGCGCTCCGGGCGCCCCGGCACGTCAGTTGCTCCCGCGGCACCCGGGAAGCCCAAGGGCGGCCCCCATGCCGGCGGCGGAAGCGGCGGCTCCCGAATAGCCCTGCGCAACTGGCGCATTTCGACTCGTCTGGTCTCGCTGCTCGCGCTCCCCGTGGTGGCGGCGACCTCGCTCGGTGCCCTGCGCATCGGCGACAACGTGGACGACATCCAGCAGCTCGACAACATGCGGCTGCTCACCGACATGACCAAGCAGGCGACCGAACTGGCCACCGCGCTCCAGCAGGAGCGCGACCTGTCGGCCGGTCCCCTCGCGCACGGTCTGGACGCCACCGACTACACGGTCAAGGGCGCCCGCGAGAAGACGGACCAGGCCCGCGTCCAGTTCACGGACGCGACCCAGGCCGCCGAGACCGCGAACACCACCACGAAGATGCCCGGTGTCCGCGACAGCCTCGTCCGGGTCGTCCGCGAGCTGTACAACCTCAGCAGCATCCGCAAGAACGCGTATGTGGACAGTGAGAACTCCACGCAGACGGTCGAGGCCTACCACCGGCTGATCGACCAGCTGCTGGAACTGTCCACGGACATGGCCGAGGCCACCAGCAACCCGGACATGATCAAGCGGACCCGTGCCCTGGCGGCGTTCTCCTCCGCCAAGGAGTACGCCTCCGTGCAGCGCGCGGTCATCGCGGCGGCCCTGCCCGAGACCAAGGACAAGGCCGGCGACCTCTCCGAGAACGACCGGCTGTACGCCAACGCGGCGCTCGCCAACGAGGAGTCCGACCGCAGCACCTTCTCCGACATCTACGGTGCCGGTGCCGAGGAACTGACCCGGCCGATCGACGACGCGAGCCCCACCATCGAGGCCTCCGACGTCTACGCGGACCGGGTCCTCGCCAGCGCGGGCGGTCTGGGCGGCCAGGACAAGCGCTCGTACAAGGACTGGACCGACGACTCCGCGGCCAAGATCGAGCAGATGAAGAAGATCGAGGGCTCGCTCCTCGAGGAGATGGAACAGACCGCCCGCAACCTCCGCGCCGACGCGGAGCAAGAGGCGATCATCTCCGGTGCGCTGATCCTGCTCGTCCTCGGTGTCTCCCTGGTCGGCGCGTTCGTCGTGGCCCGGTCCATGATCCGCTCGCTGCGCCGCCTCCAGGACACGGCGACCAAGGTCGCCCAGGACCGGCTGCCCGAGCTGGTCAAGCAGCTGTCGGAGTCGGACCCGCAGGACGTCGACACCTCCGTCGAGTCGGTCGGTGTGCACTCCCGGGACGAGATCGGCCAGGTGGCCGCGGCCTTCGACGACGTGCACCGCGAGGCCGTCCGCCTCGCCGCCGAGCAGGCCCTTCTGCGGGGCAACGTCAACGCGATGTTCACCAACCTCTCGCGCCGCTCCCAGGGCCTCATCCAGCGTCAGCTGTCGCTCATCTCCGAACTGGAGTCCCGCGAGGCCGACCCGGACCAGCTGTCCTCCCTCTTCAAGCTCGACCACCTCGCCACCCGCATGCGCCGTAACGGTGAGAACCTCCTCGTCCTCGCCGGTGAGGAGCCCGGCCGCCGCTGGACCCGTCCGGTCCCGCTGGTCGACGTCCTCCGCGCCGCCGCGTCCGAGGTGGAGCAGTACGAGCGCATCGAACTGTCCTCCGTGCCGACGACCGAGGTCGCCGGCCGGGTGGTCAACGACCTCGTGCACCTGCTCGCCGAGCTGCTGGAGAACGCCACCTCGTTCTCCTCCCCGCAGACCAAGGTCAAGGTCACCGGTCACGCGCTGCCCGACGGCCGGGTGCTGATCGAGATCCACGACACCGGTATCGGTCTCTCCCCGGAGGACCTCGCCGCGATCAACGAGCGGCTCGCCTCGCCGCCCACCGTGGACGTCTCGGTCTCCCGCCGCATGGGTCTGTTCGTGGTCGGCCGGCTCTCGCAGCGCCACGGCATCCGTATCCAGCTGCGTCCGTCCGACTCGGGCGGTACGACCGCGCTCGTCATGCTTCCCGTCGACGTGGCCCAGGGCAACAAGAAGCCCACCCCGGGCAAGCCCGGCCAGGGCGTGCCCTCCACCGGTGGTCCGGCCGCCGCACAGGCCGCGGCCGGTGCCGCCGCCGCGCGTCGCCAGGCCGGCAACCAGTCGGGTCCGCCGCTGGGCGGCCCGTCCTCCGGTGGCGGTCTGCTCGGTGCCCCTCCGCAGCGTGGGCAGGTCGGCGCGGGCCAGGGTCCGCGGGCCGCGCTGCCCGGCAACCCCAGCGGTCCGGGCGGTTTCGGCAACCCCGGCGGTCCGCGTGGGCCGCAGGGCGGTCCGCCGGTTCCCCCGCAGGGCGGTCGGCCGCCGGCCGGTGCCGGTGGGTTCGGCGGCGGTCAGGCGCCGGGTGCCCCGCAGGGTCTGCAGGCCGCCGGGACCGGTGTCCCGGGCGGCTTCGAGAGCTTCGACGACTCCGGGCGCCAGGGCGGCTTCCCCTCCGGCGGTTCGGGCCTGCGCCCGGCCGGCGGTCCGGGTGACGCGGGTGCGGGCCGGCCGGGCGGGGCCGACAACGGTCCCGGCGCCGTGCCGCCCAAGCAGGGCAAGGAACGTTCCGGCAGGCGCCGTCCGCAGCTGCCCGGCCGCGGTGGCGCACGCGCCGAGCTGCCCGGCGGCAACTCCACGTCGCGGACGCCCAGCTGGAGCGACGACAACGCGCAGCCGCCGGTGCCCCGCGCCTCGCTGGACGCCCCGCGCGGCCACGAGGAGCAGCCGGACGTCACCGCGCCGATGCCGCGCGTCGACCCCGGTCGCGCTCCGGCCCCGCCCACCGACTTCCCCCGTTCCCCGGGTGCCGACTTCGACAGCCGGCGTCCCGGCGCGGGTACGCCCGCGCCGCAGAACGGCACCGGATCCTTCGTCCGTCCCGATGTGTTCGGCGGGGCCGGCGCACCGCCGGCGCCCACCGGTCCGTCCCGGGGCGCCCCGCACGACCCGTCGTCCACCGGCCAGTTCGCCATGCCGGGCTACGACGGCTCCGGCACGGGCCAGTTCCCGGCGCAGGGTCGGCAGAACCCGCAGGACACCGGCCAGTTCGGGGTCCCGGGCCGGCAGAACCCGCAGGACACGGGACAGTTCGGTACGCCCGGCCGGCAGAACGGCCAGGACACCGGGCAGTTCGAGCGGCCCCAGGTGAACGGGGCGAGCTACGGCGCGCCCCGCCCGCCGGTGCCGCCGCAGCGTCCCCCGGTGCCCCCGCAGCGCCCCGCGCGCCCGCAGGAGCCGGAGGCACTGCCCCCGGCGACGGGTCCGATGGACGGCCGTACCCCGCTGTACGACACGCTGGAGACCAACTGGTTCCACGGTCAGGGCGGTCAGAACGGCCAGCAGTCGGGCCACCAGCAGGGCAACGGTTCCGCTCCGCAGGCGCCCGCCGCCCCCGCCCCCCAGACTCCGGCCGCCCCACAGCGTCCGGCGACCCCCGCCTCGCCCGCTTCCCCCACCTGGCGCAGCACACCCAACGACGACCTGGTCCGCCAGGCCGAACGAGCCCGTCAGCCTTCGGCGGGCGGGGTCACCACCTCCGGCCTGCCGCGCCGGGTCCCGCGCGCCAACCTCGTGCCGGGCACGGCTCAGCAGCAACAGCACCAAACCGGTCCGCAGGTCTCGCGTTCGCCTGACGACGTACGCGGCCGGCTGACCAATCTCCGTCGGGGCATCGCGCAGGGTCGACAGGCCGGTACCGGCCAGACCGGCAGCTTCCCGAGCCCCACTCACCAGCAGGAGCGTTAG
- a CDS encoding sensor histidine kinase, which translates to MRRSKKGPEPSARGNFTPPPRGAAPAQVAGPEPTAAPAASGSRLSPRNWRVPTRLNAILLIPVLVGLVMGGFQVKGSIDTWQEARDAEKVAKIVAAAGVYAEALLNERDLSAEPLLNGKRDSEVVKDARAFTDEKADAFHAEVVGMPAGQGLERRLRLVEEAEPSLEKLRQIAFTRAADPVQTEEGYVTVEHLLAEFSNELGLGTGNITAYGRTVYAVTLAKGAASLQRSIGAHLLIRPSEDETVFRQQVTAFTSYAYLENIAVQEYVSGGTEADAARLESVMAQKTEEGKKQAAEAAAGNADYKAPPDTMLKMIQLIGSGASPEQLAAQGVTYQNWMAASTLKFEGYSEVETELINRAVDEAGQIASDAQRDAYTNGAIVIVALLAAFIIAGIMARQMSRSMRQLRNAAFGIAEQRLPMLVDQLSRTDPGRVDTRVAPIPINTTDEIGEVARAFDQVHREAVRLAAEQALLRGNINAIFTNLSRRNQSLIEGQLTLITDLENNEADPDQLENLFKLDHLATRMRRNGENLLVLAGEEPGRRWDQPVPLIDVLRAASSEVEQYERIELSGVPEAEIHGRAVTDLVHLLAELLENATTFSSPQTKVRVTATRLPDGRVMIEIHDKGIGLTAEDFADINHKLANPPTVDAAISQRMGLFVVGRLSDRHGIRVQLRPSGEQAGTTSLVMLPDVITHGGGGELQQPAADQFTVSQIIPEQQHAFQQPGLAPMRTAAELGFDDSRYEVPDDIRDLDPVGRSLMREERRAALESQTHQSPQLPAGQAPRYGDDFQSPEPSYDNGATAFVDPQRSFDQQTAYEEPQQPSYDEAYFGQGNGVANGNGHLPGGNDTFTATGGYPEPAYAESVQEEHATAAPAAPETYSGYDEQSYQDDWPQQQDYQSSYRSEYAPEPESVQAADVKEPERVGFDRPGPTPSAGHALTDAGLPRRGSTASAGGTSAGAVNGRQEVAQDQPTAGGPNGDWRSANDERWQQASALKKPKAGGVTSSGLPRRVPKANLVEGAATTTPQGGPQISRAPEDVRGRLSNLRRGVQRGRNASSETNGQATRNQHSGPDSTYNQER; encoded by the coding sequence GTGAGGCGAAGCAAGAAAGGTCCCGAGCCGTCGGCGCGGGGCAACTTCACCCCGCCGCCGCGCGGAGCGGCACCCGCACAAGTGGCCGGACCGGAGCCGACGGCAGCCCCCGCAGCGAGCGGCAGTCGTCTCTCCCCCCGCAACTGGCGTGTACCCACTCGCCTGAACGCGATTCTCCTCATACCCGTGCTGGTCGGCCTCGTCATGGGCGGCTTCCAGGTGAAGGGCTCGATCGACACCTGGCAGGAGGCACGGGACGCCGAGAAGGTGGCCAAGATCGTGGCCGCCGCCGGCGTCTACGCCGAAGCACTGCTCAATGAACGTGACCTGTCGGCCGAGCCCCTTCTCAACGGCAAGCGCGACAGTGAGGTCGTCAAGGACGCCCGCGCCTTCACCGACGAGAAGGCGGACGCCTTCCACGCGGAGGTCGTCGGGATGCCCGCCGGGCAGGGCCTGGAGCGCCGTCTGCGTCTGGTGGAGGAGGCCGAGCCGTCGCTGGAGAAGCTCCGGCAGATCGCCTTCACCCGGGCCGCCGACCCGGTACAGACCGAAGAGGGCTACGTCACCGTCGAGCACCTCCTGGCGGAGTTCTCCAACGAGCTCGGCCTCGGTACCGGCAACATCACCGCGTACGGCCGTACGGTCTACGCGGTCACGCTCGCGAAGGGCGCCGCCTCGCTGCAGCGTTCGATCGGTGCCCACCTGCTGATCCGCCCCAGTGAGGACGAGACGGTCTTCCGTCAGCAGGTCACCGCGTTCACCTCGTACGCCTACCTGGAGAACATCGCCGTACAGGAGTACGTCTCCGGTGGCACCGAGGCCGACGCCGCGCGTCTGGAGTCGGTCATGGCGCAGAAGACCGAGGAGGGCAAGAAGCAGGCCGCCGAGGCCGCTGCCGGCAACGCCGACTACAAGGCGCCGCCGGACACCATGCTGAAGATGATCCAGCTGATCGGCAGCGGTGCCTCGCCCGAGCAGCTCGCGGCGCAGGGCGTCACCTACCAGAACTGGATGGCCGCCTCCACCCTGAAGTTCGAGGGGTACAGCGAGGTCGAGACCGAGCTGATCAACCGCGCGGTGGACGAAGCCGGCCAGATCGCCTCCGACGCCCAGCGCGATGCCTACACCAACGGCGCCATCGTCATCGTCGCACTGCTCGCCGCGTTCATCATCGCGGGGATCATGGCCCGCCAGATGAGCCGCTCGATGCGCCAGCTGCGCAACGCCGCCTTCGGCATCGCCGAGCAGCGTCTGCCGATGCTGGTCGACCAGCTCTCCCGCACCGACCCCGGCCGGGTGGACACCCGGGTGGCGCCGATCCCGATCAACACCACCGACGAGATCGGCGAAGTCGCCCGCGCCTTCGACCAGGTCCACCGCGAGGCCGTCCGGCTCGCCGCCGAGCAGGCCCTGCTGCGGGGCAACATCAACGCGATCTTCACCAACCTCTCGCGCCGCAACCAGTCGCTGATCGAGGGCCAGCTGACCCTGATCACCGACCTGGAGAACAACGAGGCCGACCCGGACCAGCTGGAGAACCTCTTCAAGCTGGACCACCTGGCGACCCGTATGCGCCGCAACGGCGAGAACCTCCTGGTCCTCGCCGGCGAGGAGCCCGGCCGCCGCTGGGACCAGCCGGTCCCGCTGATCGACGTGTTGCGTGCCGCCTCCTCCGAGGTGGAGCAGTACGAGCGCATCGAGCTGTCCGGCGTCCCGGAGGCCGAGATCCACGGCCGTGCCGTGACCGACCTCGTGCACCTGCTCGCCGAGCTCCTGGAGAACGCCACCACGTTCTCCTCCCCACAGACCAAGGTCCGCGTCACCGCGACCCGTCTCCCCGACGGCCGCGTGATGATCGAGATCCACGACAAGGGCATCGGCCTCACCGCCGAGGACTTCGCGGACATCAACCACAAGCTGGCCAACCCGCCGACCGTGGACGCCGCGATCTCCCAGCGCATGGGTCTGTTCGTGGTCGGCCGGCTGTCCGACCGGCACGGCATCCGCGTCCAGCTCCGCCCCTCGGGCGAGCAGGCCGGTACGACCTCGCTGGTCATGCTCCCCGACGTCATCACCCATGGTGGCGGTGGCGAGCTGCAGCAGCCGGCGGCCGACCAGTTCACGGTCTCGCAGATCATCCCGGAGCAGCAGCACGCCTTCCAGCAGCCGGGCCTGGCCCCGATGCGGACCGCCGCGGAGCTGGGCTTCGACGACAGCCGCTACGAGGTGCCGGACGACATCCGCGACCTGGACCCCGTGGGCCGTTCGCTGATGCGCGAGGAGCGCCGCGCGGCGCTGGAGTCCCAGACCCACCAGAGCCCGCAGTTGCCCGCCGGCCAGGCGCCGCGCTACGGCGACGACTTCCAGTCGCCCGAGCCGTCCTACGACAACGGCGCGACGGCCTTCGTGGACCCGCAGCGGTCCTTCGACCAGCAGACGGCGTACGAGGAGCCGCAGCAACCGTCGTACGACGAGGCGTACTTCGGCCAGGGCAACGGCGTGGCGAACGGCAACGGGCATCTGCCGGGCGGGAACGACACGTTCACCGCTACCGGCGGTTACCCCGAGCCCGCCTATGCGGAGTCCGTCCAGGAGGAGCACGCGACGGCCGCCCCCGCGGCGCCGGAGACCTACTCGGGCTACGACGAGCAGTCCTATCAGGACGACTGGCCGCAACAGCAGGACTACCAGAGCTCCTACCGCTCCGAGTACGCTCCGGAACCGGAATCTGTGCAGGCCGCTGACGTGAAGGAGCCGGAACGCGTAGGCTTCGACCGTCCGGGACCCACCCCCTCCGCCGGCCACGCGCTGACCGACGCCGGCCTGCCCCGCCGCGGATCCACCGCGAGCGCGGGCGGCACGAGCGCGGGCGCCGTGAACGGACGGCAGGAAGTGGCCCAGGACCAGCCGACGGCCGGGGGACCGAACGGCGACTGGCGCTCGGCCAACGACGAGCGCTGGCAGCAGGCCTCCGCGCTGAAGAAGCCCAAGGCGGGCGGGGTCACCTCCTCCGGCCTGCCGCGGCGGGTTCCCAAGGCCAACCTGGTCGAGGGTGCCGCCACGACGACCCCGCAGGGAGGTCCACAGATCTCCCGCGCCCCCGAGGACGTCCGGGGCAGGCTGAGCAACCTGCGCCGAGGGGTCCAGCGGGGACGCAACGCAAGCAGTGAAACGAACGGCCAGGCCACTAGAAATCAACACAGTGGTCCTGACAGCACCTACAACCAGGAGCGTTAG